A single window of Dethiosulfovibrio salsuginis DNA harbors:
- the cysS gene encoding cysteine--tRNA ligase has protein sequence MLSLYNDLTRKKEPFVPVQEGKVGFYSCGPTVYDYFHIGNARPFIVFDVLRRYMEFSGYEVTFVQNFTDVDDKMINRANEMGITMAELADKTIADYFEDADALGIKRATVYPRATEHIEEIIALVKKLQDTGHAYEVDGVVYFDVSSFPSYCKLSGQNLEELQSGSRVEVNSFKKNPLDFVLWKAKKPGEPSWDSPWGPGRPGWHIECSAMAMKYLGNTLDVHSGGTDLIFPHHENEIAQAEAATGEPFVKYWIHNEYILIDKEKMSKSLGNFMTAREARKHYSPMAIRMFMLSAHYRSPVNFGPDGIQQAAAALERLHNCWSDFTYAVANRQQSTGEVDIILQFMEKHREDFISAMDDDFNTAGALGHVFEAVSTVNGYLKNSDTLDKRVIDKVDRFFKDIDEVMGLLRIDSKSESDDSEIEALIARRLEARANKDFTTSDAIRDQLASKGIILEDTPQGTKWKRKI, from the coding sequence ATGCTCTCACTGTACAACGATTTAACTAGAAAAAAGGAGCCCTTCGTGCCCGTTCAAGAGGGAAAAGTGGGCTTTTATAGCTGTGGTCCAACGGTTTACGACTACTTTCATATAGGAAACGCCCGTCCCTTCATCGTATTCGACGTACTGCGCCGATACATGGAGTTCTCCGGCTACGAGGTTACCTTCGTTCAGAACTTCACCGACGTGGACGACAAGATGATAAACCGTGCCAACGAAATGGGCATAACCATGGCTGAGCTGGCCGACAAAACCATAGCGGACTATTTTGAGGACGCCGACGCCCTGGGAATAAAGAGGGCTACGGTCTACCCCAGGGCCACCGAACATATCGAAGAGATAATAGCCTTGGTTAAAAAGTTACAAGACACCGGCCACGCCTACGAAGTGGACGGGGTCGTTTACTTCGACGTGTCCAGCTTTCCGAGCTACTGCAAACTATCCGGTCAGAACCTGGAGGAACTTCAGTCGGGATCCAGGGTTGAAGTGAACAGCTTCAAGAAAAACCCCCTTGATTTCGTGCTCTGGAAGGCCAAGAAGCCCGGCGAGCCCTCATGGGATAGCCCATGGGGACCGGGACGGCCGGGATGGCACATAGAGTGCAGTGCCATGGCGATGAAATATCTGGGCAACACCCTGGACGTCCACTCCGGCGGCACGGACCTCATATTCCCCCACCATGAGAACGAGATAGCCCAGGCGGAGGCCGCCACAGGAGAGCCTTTCGTCAAATACTGGATCCACAACGAGTATATACTCATAGACAAGGAAAAAATGTCCAAATCTCTGGGCAACTTCATGACCGCAAGGGAGGCGAGAAAACACTACTCTCCCATGGCCATAAGGATGTTTATGCTGAGTGCCCACTACAGATCTCCGGTCAATTTCGGTCCCGATGGCATACAGCAGGCGGCGGCGGCCCTTGAGAGACTTCACAACTGCTGGAGCGACTTCACCTACGCCGTAGCCAACCGCCAGCAGAGCACAGGAGAGGTAGATATAATCCTCCAGTTCATGGAAAAGCACAGAGAGGATTTTATCTCCGCCATGGACGACGACTTTAACACCGCAGGGGCCTTAGGACACGTCTTCGAGGCCGTCTCCACCGTCAACGGATACCTCAAGAACTCCGATACTCTGGACAAAAGGGTTATAGACAAAGTGGATCGCTTTTTTAAAGACATAGACGAAGTAATGGGCCTACTGAGAATCGACTCAAAATCTGAAAGCGACGATTCGGAGATAGAGGCTCTGATAGCACGGAGACTGGAAGCCAGGGCAAACAAGGATTTTACGACCTCCGATGCCATAAGGGATCAGCTAGCCTCGAAGGGTATCATCCTTGAGGACACCCCTCAGGGAACCAAGTGGAAAAGGAAAATATAG
- the clpB gene encoding ATP-dependent chaperone ClpB has protein sequence MNLQKMTLKSQESLSAARDLSIAYGHQEVDVEHLLLALLNQEEGLVPSILSRMGIAESGLRSALEEDLARRPKISGGGYDPEKIYISQRLSRFLISAEERAKELKDEYVSVEHIFGAMIEGEPDKVAKTLVSCGIDKTNYLKTLASMRGNQRISSATPEVTYEALKKYGVDLVDQAEKGKLDPVIGRDEEILRVIRILSRKTKNNPVLIGEPGVGKTAIAEGLAQRILKGDVPDGLKDHSVFALDIGALLAGAKFRGEFEERLKAVLNEVRESDGRILLFIDELHTIVGAGKSEGSMDAGNMLKPMLARGELHCIGATTLDEYRRYIEKDAALERRFQPVIVDPPSVEDAISILRGLRERFQVHHGVRITDSALVASVELSDRYITDRFLPDKAIDLIDEACAMLRTEIDSMPSELDSVMRRLMRLEIEEAALMKESDHASAERLSNLQKELQDLKEEAQVLNSRYEMEKERIKSLRSVREQIEKIGREIEEAERNYDLNRAAELKHGKLPSLQKELVEREKSIEDLSGSRLLREEVTEEEVSEIVSKWTGIPLSRLVEGEREKLLRLDDILHQRVVGQDEAVELVTDAVMRARAGIKDPTKPIGSFIFLGPTGVGKTELAKALAQALFDTEDNIVRIDMSEYMEQHSVARLIGAPPGYVGYDDGGQLTEAVRRKPYSVVLFDEIEKAHREVFNVLLQILDDGRITDSHGRTVDFKNTVIIMTSNIGSASLLDELTEEGSIPSETKASVMAQLRGHFRPEFLNRVDDIVIFSPLSLRQVRSIVGLLLKDLTSRLASRGVELQITEQAIDKIASDGYDPAYGARPLKRYISHALESKIARELISKNEEKMTVIVSAEDGEIRISTK, from the coding sequence ATGAACCTACAAAAAATGACCCTCAAATCCCAGGAATCACTGTCAGCCGCCAGGGATCTCTCTATTGCATACGGACATCAGGAAGTGGACGTAGAACATCTTCTCCTAGCCCTACTAAACCAGGAAGAAGGCCTGGTTCCCTCCATTTTGAGCAGAATGGGGATAGCTGAATCCGGACTTCGCTCAGCCCTGGAGGAAGATCTAGCTAGAAGGCCAAAAATATCCGGAGGAGGCTACGATCCAGAAAAAATCTATATATCCCAGAGGTTATCAAGATTTCTTATCTCCGCCGAGGAGAGGGCCAAAGAGCTTAAAGACGAATACGTATCGGTAGAACATATATTCGGAGCGATGATCGAAGGAGAGCCGGACAAAGTGGCGAAAACTTTGGTTTCCTGCGGCATCGACAAAACAAACTACCTGAAGACTCTCGCCTCGATGAGAGGAAACCAGAGAATAAGCAGTGCTACCCCAGAGGTCACCTACGAAGCTCTCAAAAAATACGGCGTGGACCTAGTGGACCAAGCGGAAAAAGGCAAGCTTGATCCGGTTATAGGTCGAGATGAGGAGATCCTCAGGGTTATAAGGATTCTATCCAGGAAAACGAAGAACAATCCTGTCCTGATCGGCGAGCCCGGAGTAGGAAAGACCGCCATAGCCGAGGGCCTGGCCCAGAGGATACTAAAAGGGGACGTTCCTGATGGCCTTAAAGACCACAGCGTTTTCGCCCTGGATATAGGGGCCCTTCTGGCCGGAGCTAAGTTCCGAGGTGAATTTGAGGAACGTCTCAAAGCCGTCCTGAACGAGGTCAGAGAGAGCGACGGCAGAATACTCCTCTTTATCGACGAGCTTCACACCATAGTGGGAGCTGGCAAGTCGGAGGGCTCCATGGACGCCGGAAACATGTTAAAACCTATGCTCGCCCGTGGTGAGCTTCACTGTATAGGAGCCACTACCTTGGACGAATATCGCCGCTATATCGAGAAAGACGCCGCACTGGAGAGACGTTTTCAGCCTGTAATCGTCGATCCCCCTTCGGTGGAGGACGCCATATCAATACTGCGGGGGCTCAGGGAAAGGTTCCAGGTCCACCACGGGGTTAGGATAACCGACAGTGCCCTTGTGGCCTCGGTCGAGCTTTCAGACCGATATATAACCGATAGATTTCTTCCTGATAAGGCAATCGACCTCATAGACGAGGCCTGCGCTATGTTGAGGACCGAGATCGACTCTATGCCCTCGGAGCTTGACTCGGTTATGCGGAGGCTTATGAGACTCGAAATCGAGGAAGCGGCCCTCATGAAAGAGAGCGATCACGCCTCCGCTGAGAGACTCTCAAACCTTCAGAAAGAACTCCAGGATCTCAAAGAGGAAGCCCAGGTCTTAAATTCCCGGTACGAGATGGAAAAGGAAAGGATAAAATCCCTTCGTTCCGTCAGAGAGCAGATAGAGAAAATAGGCAGAGAAATCGAGGAGGCGGAGAGAAACTACGACCTCAATCGAGCCGCCGAGTTGAAACACGGAAAACTTCCCTCCCTACAAAAAGAGCTAGTGGAGAGGGAAAAATCCATAGAGGACCTATCGGGCTCAAGGCTCCTCAGAGAGGAGGTCACCGAGGAGGAGGTCTCGGAGATCGTCTCCAAATGGACGGGCATCCCTCTATCCCGTCTAGTAGAGGGGGAAAGGGAAAAACTCCTCAGACTGGACGACATACTCCACCAGAGAGTGGTAGGCCAGGACGAGGCAGTAGAGCTTGTCACCGACGCCGTGATGAGGGCCAGGGCTGGAATAAAGGACCCCACAAAACCGATAGGATCTTTTATATTCCTAGGCCCCACAGGGGTTGGAAAGACGGAGTTAGCGAAGGCCCTGGCTCAGGCCCTTTTCGACACCGAGGACAATATAGTCCGTATCGATATGAGCGAGTATATGGAACAACATTCGGTGGCCAGGCTGATAGGAGCACCTCCAGGCTACGTAGGCTACGACGACGGAGGCCAGTTGACCGAAGCGGTGAGGCGAAAACCCTACAGCGTAGTCCTTTTCGACGAGATAGAGAAAGCCCACAGGGAGGTCTTTAACGTCCTGCTCCAGATCCTGGACGATGGTCGCATAACCGATAGCCACGGAAGGACGGTTGACTTCAAGAATACGGTCATAATAATGACCAGTAACATAGGCTCCGCCAGTCTTTTGGACGAACTAACCGAAGAGGGATCAATCCCATCGGAGACAAAGGCTTCAGTAATGGCCCAGCTGAGAGGACACTTCCGACCGGAGTTTCTGAACAGAGTGGACGACATAGTCATATTCTCACCTCTCTCGCTGAGACAGGTTCGAAGCATCGTAGGTCTTCTTTTGAAGGACCTCACCTCAAGACTTGCGTCCCGTGGGGTTGAACTTCAGATAACCGAACAGGCCATAGATAAAATAGCCTCCGACGGTTACGACCCTGCCTATGGAGCAAGACCTCTCAAGAGATATATATCTCACGCTCTGGAAAGCAAAATAGCGAGAGAGCTCATATCGAAGAACGAGGAAAAAATGACGGTAATCGTCTCGGCGGAGGAC